TGACCGGTGATCGCGTATCCGAGGCTGAGTCCGCCCTGCGCGATGTATTCGGCGTTGACCCATTCTGCAACGTCACGGTGGCCGTCGGCGGTCTTCTCGCGCCACTCGACCAAAACCCGCCGTTCCTCGTCCACGGCGCGCACGATTCCGCGGTAGCCGTTCAGCACGTCTTCGTTCGCGCCTCGGCTCTTCTTGCCCCGGTAGTCGTTGATCCGAAGGAGGACCTGGTCACAGACGGACAGCGTCAGCTCGCCGCCGCCGGGCAGCGCGTAGGTGTGGTCGGGACCGGTGAGGTCGCCGCTCTCCTTCCGCAGTGCGCGGGCTCCGACGTTCAGTTCCTCCACGATCTCGTTGGTGGCGGCCAGCATGAGGAGCTGCTGCACGGCGGTGTGGTCGTCGGTGTGCGCGGCGCGCTTGTCGGCCCAGATGGTCAGCATCGCGGCGAGGGTGGTGTCCTTGTCCGCGAGGGCGTGCACGCGGCCAGCCCCGGTGAAGGTGCGGAGTGCTTCCACGCGGTTGTCGTCGCGCCACAGCTCCAAGGCCCGGCGCTCGACCATGTCCGTCTGCCGGAAGTTCTCGTTGAGGCTGAGTCCGCCCACGATGTGGTGCACGGCGGCAAAGGAACCGCCGATGCCGGGCGAGTGCAGCTGCTTCGGGTCACCGATGCCTACGACCTTCGTGCCGGTCATCGCGGCGTGGGTGAGGAGTTCGGCGATGTCCCGGTCATCGCACATGGCGGCTTCGTCCACGACCAGAACGTCAACGCCGGTGAGACCGATGCCGCCGTTGCGGATGCCGGTGAGCCAGGACGTGAGGGTGCGGGACTCGATGCCCGCCTCGGCCTTCAGGTTCGCGGCGGCGACGGCGGCCGTGCTCGCGCCGGCGATGACGAGACCGTGGGCCTCCCATGCCTGCCGGGCGGTGTCCATGATCGTGGTCTTGCCCGCTCCGGCGATGCCCACGACTGCGTCGATTCCGTGCCCGGCCGTGAGCAGCCGTTCGAGGACGGCGCGCTGTTCGTCGGAGAACGCGAAGGTGCCACCGTGCTGGGCCTCGACGGTGGACAAAGTCATGTCGACCGTGTCGCTGCTGACGACGGCGGCCTGCGTGCCGAGCCGGTTCGTTGCCTCGGAGACGATCAGAGCTTCCGCCGCCACGACATCCGCCGTGGTGTACCGGTCGGCGTGCGTGAAGTGCTGAGCGCCCTTCGGGTTCAGCTGAACCGCGTATCCGGCCTGACGGAGGACGGAGGTGGCGAGTTGTTCGGCTTCCTCGGCGTTCGCGACTCCATACGGGAGAGCGTCCAACACGGCGGCGATGGCGGCGGCGTGGGTGAATTCCTTGGAGTGACTGGTCAGGCCGGTCTTCGGGTCGAAGACCTGGGCGCACAGCTCGTCCAGAGAGGGGTTCTGATCCGCTCGGTCCCGCTCCATCGCGCTGGCTGCGATGGCGTCGGGGTCTTCACCGGCAGCACGCCCCTCAGCCTGCCAGTAGGCGCGAAGGACGTCGTCCCCGACTCCGGCGGCCTCGCCGTTCTTCGCGGCCTTGGATGCGGTGGAGGCGGCGGTACGCTCGCGGGTCGTGGCGCTGTCGTAGTCGATGCCCAGCTTCGTCAGCAGATCCCGGACCTGGCTGTCGCGCTTGCTGAACAGGCGGATCGTCGCCTCGGGAATCGCTGCGATCTCCCATGCGCCGGTCCGCTCCTCGCGACGGAAGCTGATGCCGAACTTGTCGGTCAGCTCTCGGCGGATACGGGCGTTCATGAGGGACTGGGTCGCGCGGGTGTGTCGGTGGAGGTCACGGCCTCCGCTGGCCATGGTGGACCACTTGCCGTCGGCACCCTTGACCATGTTGGCCAGGGTGAAGTGCAGGTGAAAGTGGGGGTCGCCGTACGGGGCACCGTCCACGGGCCGGGCGGCGCGGTGCACCATCATCCAGCCGGAGAACCCGCTCGTCTCCAAGGTCTCCGCTTCGTCGCCGTCACCGTGGTGACCACGCATGGCGTACGCGGTCCACCGTTCGAGGGCGGTGATGGACTCGCGGCCGGCGGAGGTGTAGATGCCCTCGACCTGAGCGGCGATCTCCTCCGGGGCGTAGGCGAGGAACGCGGACTTCGACTTCGCGAGGTCCAAGGTGACGTCGGCGCCGAAGTTGCCGACCTGCACTCGGCCTTCGAGGAGAGCGGCCTTGATCTCCTCGGTGTCCCACACATTCTCGGGCGAAAGCCCCGCCGCCTTGGCCATGGCGACGGCTTCGCGTACGTCCATCGGCAGATCCCGAAGACGGCGTTCGCCTTCGCCTTCAGTCTGGGTGTATCGGCGCTTCATCGACGCGGCGGTGAACAGGTCGCCGGGCTGTTGTCCGGACTGGGTGGCGCGGGCCTCGACGGCGCGAAGCAGAGCACGGGCGTCCAGGTGGCCGCCCGCCTCAGCGGTCACGGCCTTCTCCAGCGTGTCTTCGCCGTACAGGTCGACGGCGTCGATGCCGACAGCATCGGCGAGCTTCACCACGGTGGAGGCTGGGACGCGGTGCGATTCCCCGAACCGCTTGAGCTGGCTCTCCATCCTGCGAAAGGCGTCCTGCTTACGCTTGGAGTCCAGCAGGGAAACGGGCTTCACGCTGCGTTCGGCGGCGGCGCGGCGGATGGCGCGGGCCAGCTGGGCGGCGGGGAGCTTGGCGGTCGGCGCAATGGCGAGCTTGGGTTCTACGAGAGTCTGCCCGGTCCGGGGGTCCTCGCCGTGCATGAGGCGTCGGGCGGCCTGGAAGTGCTCGGGGGCGAGAACGCTGCCGGGGGTGGTGCCGAACTCCGTGAGGCCGTTTCCGATCCATACCAGGGGGCGTTCGCTGGCATCGAGGTGGTACTCCACCTGTCCGTCGGTCGGCCGTGGGGGAAGGGCCTGTTCGCCGTAGAGGTCGCGGGCGTCGAGTCCGGCCGCGGCAGCGATTTCGACGGCGTCGAAGCCGGTGAACCGCGCGGTGCCCTTACTGCGGATGAGTCCGCGGGCGCGGAAGAAGGCGCGCTTGGCCTCGCGGTTGGCGAGCAGGGAAGCGACGGGGGCACCAGCAGCTTCGGCCTTGGCCTCGATGGCGGCGACGAGGGGAGCGGCGTCGACCGCTACGGACTTCCCACAGCCGTGGCCGCCGGTAAGGCGGTACTCAACCTGCTCGTCGGAGGGGCCGATCATGGTCACCCATCCCATCGGCCCGCTTACCCCCCGCTCTCATCCGGTCAGATTCGGTCGTCTTGGCTGATTGTATCGTCACGAAGTGACGATACCTTGGTCCTCTAAGTTCAAGATCATGATCAACGAGGGGAAACCTCGGATACTCGGGGCGGCCTGGGCGTCGGTGCGGATCAGGCTCCTGGAGTCTGATGGCTGTTGAGCTGTTAGAAGCCGTATCTCAACCGAACGTGATCTTTGAGTCTTCGCTGGTCAGGAATGGTTTCGGTGGGACGAG
This sequence is a window from Streptomyces sp. NBC_01217. Protein-coding genes within it:
- the mobF gene encoding MobF family relaxase produces the protein MIGPSDEQVEYRLTGGHGCGKSVAVDAAPLVAAIEAKAEAAGAPVASLLANREAKRAFFRARGLIRSKGTARFTGFDAVEIAAAAGLDARDLYGEQALPPRPTDGQVEYHLDASERPLVWIGNGLTEFGTTPGSVLAPEHFQAARRLMHGEDPRTGQTLVEPKLAIAPTAKLPAAQLARAIRRAAAERSVKPVSLLDSKRKQDAFRRMESQLKRFGESHRVPASTVVKLADAVGIDAVDLYGEDTLEKAVTAEAGGHLDARALLRAVEARATQSGQQPGDLFTAASMKRRYTQTEGEGERRLRDLPMDVREAVAMAKAAGLSPENVWDTEEIKAALLEGRVQVGNFGADVTLDLAKSKSAFLAYAPEEIAAQVEGIYTSAGRESITALERWTAYAMRGHHGDGDEAETLETSGFSGWMMVHRAARPVDGAPYGDPHFHLHFTLANMVKGADGKWSTMASGGRDLHRHTRATQSLMNARIRRELTDKFGISFRREERTGAWEIAAIPEATIRLFSKRDSQVRDLLTKLGIDYDSATTRERTAASTASKAAKNGEAAGVGDDVLRAYWQAEGRAAGEDPDAIAASAMERDRADQNPSLDELCAQVFDPKTGLTSHSKEFTHAAAIAAVLDALPYGVANAEEAEQLATSVLRQAGYAVQLNPKGAQHFTHADRYTTADVVAAEALIVSEATNRLGTQAAVVSSDTVDMTLSTVEAQHGGTFAFSDEQRAVLERLLTAGHGIDAVVGIAGAGKTTIMDTARQAWEAHGLVIAGASTAAVAAANLKAEAGIESRTLTSWLTGIRNGGIGLTGVDVLVVDEAAMCDDRDIAELLTHAAMTGTKVVGIGDPKQLHSPGIGGSFAAVHHIVGGLSLNENFRQTDMVERRALELWRDDNRVEALRTFTGAGRVHALADKDTTLAAMLTIWADKRAAHTDDHTAVQQLLMLAATNEIVEELNVGARALRKESGDLTGPDHTYALPGGGELTLSVCDQVLLRINDYRGKKSRGANEDVLNGYRGIVRAVDEERRVLVEWREKTADGHRDVAEWVNAEYIAQGGLSLGYAITGHKSQGLSVQEALVYGPGAQANALYTMMSRDKKESHLFLPLSVYETDADRAGHGDALTEQEQLDRAVAGLIREIENGTEERMILTELPKNAVPVHVRQAVEDLPIPRGPGAGEPHDADAPGEDAEPEVRSTPATAGRHEELTTPPEAAPTADRPYAHLSNSAMRDAARKAATAARGTSAAAEKAEAAADRAEREAAAGTGPNSLALQRRHQDVAERAVAIREVRALDGTIAERTARLNGTQARIEGLEQQLAATGRFGRSALRGDERAAVEADREALLRTREETGQDLEQMNTRLQEVAGQAGPVSEHEAVLTEADMPQQEKAALLRRAKAKDNEAAKQLRAEAIKARRTARGADHRVSGLQKEASLRTQRGRQHADADESVAPSSPKPESSYANRTAMDYTQPGPPPDSAQDAPPV